Within the Tursiops truncatus isolate mTurTru1 chromosome 19, mTurTru1.mat.Y, whole genome shotgun sequence genome, the region CATGGACACCACGTTGTCGGGCACGTAATCGATGAGGCAGTCGTACTCGTCGTGCAGGCAACAGAGCGCCTCCTGGATGCTGCGCGCCGCCTTTACTTCCAGGAGGCTTTGCGCGCTCTCGGCCCGGGCCGGCCCCTCCATCTCCAGGAGCGGCGCGACgtctccgccccccgcccccgcctcgcCCCCggtccccgccccgcccccggtcCCGCCCCGCGACCTCACGTTGAGCGTCATCTCGCGATAGAGCAGGTCGTCGCGTCTTCGCACCGCATCGTGCAGGAACTGCAGTTTGGTGCGGCGGCCCATGATGGGCACGGAGAAGGGTAGCGTGACGGTGCGGTTGAGGAAGAGGTAACCGTTGTCGGCCGTGCCCTTCATGGAGCCGGCGCTCTCGAGGCACGCGGCCAGGATGCTGGGGTCCACCACCAGGATGAAGATGAAGGGCGCGTGGCTGTCGGACAGCAGCGTGTTGATGGCATTGAGCACGCCCACCACGCGCTCCGGGTAGCACGTGTCCAGCCCTGTGATCTCGAGCACGACGCGCAGCCGGCGCCGCTGGTAGAtctccaggaagcacaggaagTCGGTGAGCAGCCCCACCTCCTTCTTCACCTCGCACATGAATCCCAGATGGCTGCTGAACCTCTCCTGCGACACCAGCCGCTCAATTCTTTTGCGCTGGCTCACGAACAAGTGCTTGCCCAGCGAGAACAAGGCCATGAGCAGCCCGGAGCTCGAAAGCGTGGTGGCCGCGCCGCCGAATGCCCGGAACATGTTGCCGTGGCCCAGTACGTGGGAGCTCATCGACAGGTAGAGCAGGCTCATGCCCAGGCTGAACGCCGCCAGCAGCCCCAGCATTGCCAGGCACACTCGGCTCCGGCAGTGCCACTCGCGATGGCGGTAGTCCAGCCTCGTGGCCGCCTTCTTGCCCAGCACCGAGTACAAGCTGAAGGGCAGTGCGCCGTATTGCTGGCGGATGCCCTCGCACAGCGTGGCCACCAGGCCGGCCCACAGCTTGTCACTGCCTGCGTACTGCCAGGCGCTGAAACGGATGAAGAGGAATTTGACGTTCTTGCGCCGCAGATGCAACTCGGTGATGATGGGCTGCAGGAACACCAGGTACCACAGCAGCTTCGAGAAGCCCCAGCCCCGTACGGGCCTCAGCTGCCACTGCACGTGCCGCAGCTCCTCGGCCTCCCTCTGGGTCGCCTCCTGCTGCATCAGCGCTGCCGGGACCGAGGGCGCAGGGGAAGGTGTGAGCGTCTAGACCCGGCTTAGGCCAGGCCAGGGCCTGGATGTTAGACGAGGAGCCAGGGCCCGTCTCCAAGTGCTGGGCAGGTACAGAAGTGCAGAAGGAGAGGCCTGGAGCCAGGCTTGAACAGGAAAGGGTCTGAGGGGGAATTGGGGGGGTCAGGGGAGGGCAGAAGTAGAGCCCCCAGAGGAGAGAGGACCGGTGGGGGCAAGGAGGGCtctaagaaatgaaagaatgcatGCCAGGTGCTGAGGAAGAGAAATGCTGGGCAGCAAGTGTACACCCTTGGTCCAGTTTTCCTGGCTTACTGCCTCTCCTCCAGCTCTCAGCTCAGTtatcacctcttccaggaagccttccctgatccccaAGCTGGGTCAGGTGACCCTGGGCTCCCCAACTGCAGTCCTGCCCTCTCTGGGTCATCCCTGTCTGGGGACAGCTCTGTCTCTCACGCTGGTCTGTGAGCCCAGGAAGGGCAGGGCCCTGGTTGTTTGGGCCACCCTGTGTCCCTTGGGTGCTGAGGAAGTGCTGGGAGGAATGTCTGGAGGATGGCTCATGAGAGACTGGGGACATGATCTGCCTGCTGTGAGGGTAGTGAGTGAGCCAGTGGGAATGAGTCGGAGTCAGCGCAGAATAGTAGCTCTGTTTCCTTTTACCTTAGAGCTGAATCTTTTCTCCTTCCAGGACCTTGTTTGTTGCTCTGTGACAACACAGGAGCAGGACATGGGCTTGTTCGATAGGTGCTCACCAGGGCTGGGCACACGGAGGTGAGTCACCTCTGGCTTCTCTGGCCATGATTGGGGCTGGGGTCTGAGCTCCAGCAGCGTTTGAACCAGGCTAAGTTTCAGCTCATGTCTTCAATTAACATTATCTGTCAGGGGTCTTGTGGGCGCCAGGCCCTCGGCCAGGGCTGAGGAGAGGAGATAGGTCCGAGGAGCACAGAGGTCTGGAGGGACTTGGCAGGAGCCAAGCGAGGAACCTGGGCTTTCTCCCTAGGGTACGGGGAGCCGTGGAAGGCTTTTGAGCAGGGGAAGGACAGGGCTAGATGTGTATTTTAGAAAGACTCCTTGCAGTGgatttggggggggaggggggca harbors:
- the NKPD1 gene encoding NTPase KAP family P-loop domain-containing protein 1 isoform X6, producing the protein MQQEATQREAEELRHVQWQLRPVRGWGFSKLLWYLVFLQPIITELHLRRKNVKFLFIRFSAWQYAGSDKLWAGLVATLCEGIRQQYGALPFSLYSVLGKKAATRLDYRHREWHCRSRVCLAMLGLLAAFSLGMSLLYLSMSSHVLGHGNMFRAFGGAATTLSSSGLLMALFSLGKHLFVSQRKRIERLVSQERFSSHLGFMCEVKKEVGLLTDFLCFLEIYQRRRLRVVLEITGLDTCYPERVVGVLNAINTLLSDSHAPFIFILVVDPSILAACLESAGSMKGTADNGYLFLNRTVTLPFSVPIMGRRTKLQFLHDAVRRRDDLLYREMTLNVRSRGGTGGGAGTGGEAGAGGGDVAPLLEMEGPARAESAQSLLEVKAARSIQEALCCLHDEYDCLIDYVPDNVVSMRRIVNTVPITVRLLQRQQGDFEGLSPRQAVAWVVLANQWPCRLSWALQCLEDQQQAGSAPEAYAPLWDVFCDHSLELHTLTATLQKVLDLDGDPELFRRFLGADFPFTVAEAQSLLRCTVNLDHSIRHRMGLIRAVSTLKTPRPPESPARKDPHAASGANHAPGAAWAGQAPARVCEAHQPQDGGKSRPMA
- the NKPD1 gene encoding NTPase KAP family P-loop domain-containing protein 1 isoform X4, with amino-acid sequence MNQHYTIHFAKGALPPRTPTKRYCSDRELGHQKDILTEDDVYCSCLAKTLCHVPVPVTVGFYAPFGCRLHMMLDKIMALMQQEATQREAEELRHVQWQLRPVRGWGFSKLLWYLVFLQPIITELHLRRKNVKFLFIRFSAWQYAGSDKLWAGLVATLCEGIRQQYGALPFSLYSVLGKKAATRLDYRHREWHCRSRVCLAMLGLLAAFSLGMSLLYLSMSSHVLGHGNMFRAFGGAATTLSSSGLLMALFSLGKHLFVSQRKRIERLVSQERFSSHLGFMCEVKKEVGLLTDFLCFLEIYQRRRLRVVLEITGLDTCYPERVVGVLNAINTLLSDSHAPFIFILVVDPSILAACLESAGSMKGTADNGYLFLNRTVTLPFSVPIMGRRTKLQFLHDAVRRRDDLLYREMTLNVRSRGGTGGGAGTGGEAGAGGGDVAPLLEMEGPARAESAQSLLEVKAARSIQEALCCLHDEYDCLIDYVPDNVVSMRRIVNTVPITVRLLQRQQGDFEGLSPRQAVAWVVLANQWPCRLSWALQCLEDQQQAGSAPEAYAPLWDVFCDHSLELHTLTATLQKVLDLDGDPELFRRFLGADFPFTVAEAQSLLRCTVNLDHSIRHRMGLIRAVSTLKTPRPPESPARKDPHAASGANHAPGAAWAGQAPARVCEAHQPQDGGKSRPMA
- the NKPD1 gene encoding NTPase KAP family P-loop domain-containing protein 1 isoform X1, whose amino-acid sequence is MGQLAPPLLSTGLWAQGTPPDNHERQAGTPACSATRKPGLREVKSPARAHTAGPWGSWHLNLGLHLLWAWTPNPYPSFPPSHSLPGLSPVWPAPMLPDGGAGTAARLAAAAGQGAGAARLPSDILTEDDVYCSCLAKTLCHVPVPVTVGFYAPFGCRLHMMLDKIMALMQQEATQREAEELRHVQWQLRPVRGWGFSKLLWYLVFLQPIITELHLRRKNVKFLFIRFSAWQYAGSDKLWAGLVATLCEGIRQQYGALPFSLYSVLGKKAATRLDYRHREWHCRSRVCLAMLGLLAAFSLGMSLLYLSMSSHVLGHGNMFRAFGGAATTLSSSGLLMALFSLGKHLFVSQRKRIERLVSQERFSSHLGFMCEVKKEVGLLTDFLCFLEIYQRRRLRVVLEITGLDTCYPERVVGVLNAINTLLSDSHAPFIFILVVDPSILAACLESAGSMKGTADNGYLFLNRTVTLPFSVPIMGRRTKLQFLHDAVRRRDDLLYREMTLNVRSRGGTGGGAGTGGEAGAGGGDVAPLLEMEGPARAESAQSLLEVKAARSIQEALCCLHDEYDCLIDYVPDNVVSMRRIVNTVPITVRLLQRQQGDFEGLSPRQAVAWVVLANQWPCRLSWALQCLEDQQQAGSAPEAYAPLWDVFCDHSLELHTLTATLQKVLDLDGDPELFRRFLGADFPFTVAEAQSLLRCTVNLDHSIRHRMGLIRAVSTLKTPRPPESPARKDPHAASGANHAPGAAWAGQAPARVCEAHQPQDGGKSRPMA
- the NKPD1 gene encoding NTPase KAP family P-loop domain-containing protein 1 isoform X5 — encoded protein: MMLDKIMALMQQEATQREAEELRHVQWQLRPVRGWGFSKLLWYLVFLQPIITELHLRRKNVKFLFIRFSAWQYAGSDKLWAGLVATLCEGIRQQYGALPFSLYSVLGKKAATRLDYRHREWHCRSRVCLAMLGLLAAFSLGMSLLYLSMSSHVLGHGNMFRAFGGAATTLSSSGLLMALFSLGKHLFVSQRKRIERLVSQERFSSHLGFMCEVKKEVGLLTDFLCFLEIYQRRRLRVVLEITGLDTCYPERVVGVLNAINTLLSDSHAPFIFILVVDPSILAACLESAGSMKGTADNGYLFLNRTVTLPFSVPIMGRRTKLQFLHDAVRRRDDLLYREMTLNVRSRGGTGGGAGTGGEAGAGGGDVAPLLEMEGPARAESAQSLLEVKAARSIQEALCCLHDEYDCLIDYVPDNVVSMRRIVNTVPITVRLLQRQQGDFEGLSPRQAVAWVVLANQWPCRLSWALQCLEDQQQAGSAPEAYAPLWDVFCDHSLELHTLTATLQKVLDLDGDPELFRRFLGADFPFTVAEAQSLLRCTVNLDHSIRHRMGLIRAVSTLKTPRPPESPARKDPHAASGANHAPGAAWAGQAPARVCEAHQPQDGGKSRPMA
- the NKPD1 gene encoding NTPase KAP family P-loop domain-containing protein 1 isoform X2; the protein is MRSHLSQVSGPSGGWVLAAGARGGWVLSPPLVPTPSRPPAAMNQHYTIHFAKGALPPRTPTKRYCSDRELGHQKDILTEDDVYCSCLAKTLCHVPVPVTVGFYAPFGCRLHMMLDKIMALMQQEATQREAEELRHVQWQLRPVRGWGFSKLLWYLVFLQPIITELHLRRKNVKFLFIRFSAWQYAGSDKLWAGLVATLCEGIRQQYGALPFSLYSVLGKKAATRLDYRHREWHCRSRVCLAMLGLLAAFSLGMSLLYLSMSSHVLGHGNMFRAFGGAATTLSSSGLLMALFSLGKHLFVSQRKRIERLVSQERFSSHLGFMCEVKKEVGLLTDFLCFLEIYQRRRLRVVLEITGLDTCYPERVVGVLNAINTLLSDSHAPFIFILVVDPSILAACLESAGSMKGTADNGYLFLNRTVTLPFSVPIMGRRTKLQFLHDAVRRRDDLLYREMTLNVRSRGGTGGGAGTGGEAGAGGGDVAPLLEMEGPARAESAQSLLEVKAARSIQEALCCLHDEYDCLIDYVPDNVVSMRRIVNTVPITVRLLQRQQGDFEGLSPRQAVAWVVLANQWPCRLSWALQCLEDQQQAGSAPEAYAPLWDVFCDHSLELHTLTATLQKVLDLDGDPELFRRFLGADFPFTVAEAQSLLRCTVNLDHSIRHRMGLIRAVSTLKTPRPPESPARKDPHAASGANHAPGAAWAGQAPARVCEAHQPQDGGKSRPMA
- the NKPD1 gene encoding NTPase KAP family P-loop domain-containing protein 1 isoform X3; the encoded protein is MWLPGLSPVWPAPMLPDGGAGTAARLAAAAGQGAGAARLPSDILTEDDVYCSCLAKTLCHVPVPVTVGFYAPFGCRLHMMLDKIMALMQQEATQREAEELRHVQWQLRPVRGWGFSKLLWYLVFLQPIITELHLRRKNVKFLFIRFSAWQYAGSDKLWAGLVATLCEGIRQQYGALPFSLYSVLGKKAATRLDYRHREWHCRSRVCLAMLGLLAAFSLGMSLLYLSMSSHVLGHGNMFRAFGGAATTLSSSGLLMALFSLGKHLFVSQRKRIERLVSQERFSSHLGFMCEVKKEVGLLTDFLCFLEIYQRRRLRVVLEITGLDTCYPERVVGVLNAINTLLSDSHAPFIFILVVDPSILAACLESAGSMKGTADNGYLFLNRTVTLPFSVPIMGRRTKLQFLHDAVRRRDDLLYREMTLNVRSRGGTGGGAGTGGEAGAGGGDVAPLLEMEGPARAESAQSLLEVKAARSIQEALCCLHDEYDCLIDYVPDNVVSMRRIVNTVPITVRLLQRQQGDFEGLSPRQAVAWVVLANQWPCRLSWALQCLEDQQQAGSAPEAYAPLWDVFCDHSLELHTLTATLQKVLDLDGDPELFRRFLGADFPFTVAEAQSLLRCTVNLDHSIRHRMGLIRAVSTLKTPRPPESPARKDPHAASGANHAPGAAWAGQAPARVCEAHQPQDGGKSRPMA